From the genome of Toxoplasma gondii ME49 chromosome XII, whole genome shotgun sequence:
ATATcagttcgcttcttccgagTCCAAGagctgtgtgcatgcgtttggatacggcttctctgcattcGAAAGCTCTCGTGGGTCCTCGCGTCGGCAGAGCACACTGCCAAGGATACTTATGTCAACCTGTCCACCGCCCTACATAAGGTGCGAAGCAATGGCAGGGCCCCTAAGAGGATTCCAGCGGTTGTCACCACTTTAAAGGGACATTCTTTGTTCGCGCTTCTGATGCTGAGCAAAAAGCTCCAAGAGAATCCTCAGCCATGCAGCGCATCACCTTGACTGTTCTGCATTAGTACCACTAATACACAAAATCAAACTGGCCTCACACCGTCGCCTGATTCTGCCGCTCCAACGACTCTTTGACAACATCTTTCGTGAACATAAACTGCACTACTATTCACATCGATACCGAATGCCACAACCATCGGGCATGTTGCTAATATTAGCCACAAGAACAAATACGTGCTGACAAAGCTCTGCTGCTAGTCAAGGTCCGCGATAACTCGCAAATCGACTGGGGTCGTGCATCTATGCGAGTTTCACCTCGGAGTCGAGCCCAACGACTCCACCTGACAAACAGATAGACAGAATTGATTTTTTACGGTTTGTTCCTACCTGACTGTTCAGTGAGTACAGCTGTGGTTTAACGCGATGCTGCTTATCTGCCGCTTTTTACGTCTACACAGTCTTGGAGAGCTAAAGTGGAGTACGCGACGACACTTGTTAAGTGCTGTGAAGTGGAGGTTCCTTCTGCGGATTTACACGCTTTGTCTGACATACTCGAATGTCGCCTGGTGGTGACGCCAACTAGATCAGCTCGTTATCCGCATGCGCTAAGCACCATTCCTTCGTGTGATCACTTCGACACGCGGATTACACACGAGAAAATATGCTACGTACAATGCACATCCCTTGTGTAGCTGAGAAGCGCAGGTCTTGCAGTACACAACGGTTGATCAAGAAAACCTTACCTGCGGCGAGAATATCGTGGAGTAGTTGGTCCATGTCATGTTCACTGACAGTTTTGGGCAACTCTATCATTGTGACCCCCGTTTCAGTTAGAAACGAAATGGATCCCCCGAGCTCTTCGATTCGCGTGCTAAAACTCTGGGATTTCGCCATCTGTGCAACAATCGAGTAATGGGAAAAAATGAAAATTGCTGAAGACAAAAGTTTCTGCTAAGAAGCCGTGACCGACCAATAGAGTCGAAAGACGCAGTTGCTCGCGCGTCGAGAATAGCTACGCTCATCGACGCCCTTCCCTCCCTTGGATGATTGCCCCTTACCAATTTTCTGTTAAGTGAAACGTCTATGCTAACGTTGGTTTATGCACCCCTCTCGCTTGATCTCTGACTATATTATTGCCCTGTAATGTTAAACAGCTTACAGTTCCGGTGAATAACGCATACTCTAGCTCCCACCTGACACCTGAGACGCTGACCTTTCCTTTTCGATGTAATATCTAACCTCTTACATGCCCATTCAACCTAAGTGATACCCTATAGCCCTGTCCTCCTATGTGTAGTCGATTACGACTGTATCGTCAGGTGTTGGCATTTGTATCCTCCCGCCTATCCACCATGATGTCAGTGTACCCTTGCATATACATCTCATAATAAAGTCAGGGGGAACCCATCACTGCAGACGAGTGGAATTCACATGTCTGTTGTTGACAAATGGGTGGCCGACAAATGATCTGACTCACCTTGCTGAAATTTTtgctctcttgcttctcggTCACCATGAGCCGCGTCATCTCAGGATCGCCTTCATGCTTTGTTTCCTCTACCCCTTCTTTGATTTCCTCTTGGAATTCTTTCATTTCTGAAGTTTACACAGAAACGCCCACTTACACAACTGTCTGGGTGGACCTGCTTTCGTTCGTTTGGTGTGCACATGTGCATCGTCGCAAAGACAGGCAATTCCTCTGACACTGTCCAGCGCTGAACCTCTTTC
Proteins encoded in this window:
- the MIC5 gene encoding microneme protein MIC5 (encoded by transcript TGME49_277080~Structure curated based on ToxoDB Community Expert Annotation. PMID: 11087916~Signal peptide predicted by SignalP 2.0 HMM (probability 0.659) with cleavage site probability 0.376 at residue 26~Predicted trans-membrane domain (TMHMM2.0):61-84), with protein sequence MLRPTVRSSLLSLGLTVILYLALTGSADALASHLRSRHMEAGRRTMDTQNDVESAGRQSEPMEAADRQAEHPGAPTQSEMKEFQEEIKEGVEETKHEGDPEMTRLMVTEKQESKNFSKMAKSQSFSTRIEELGGSISFLTETGVTMIELPKTVSEHDMDQLLHDILAAGGVVGLDSEVKLA